In Pseudonocardia cypriaca, a single genomic region encodes these proteins:
- the pth gene encoding aminoacyl-tRNA hydrolase: MTPGPALVVGLGNPGPDYADTRHNVGFGVVELLAARAGGGRFSKHRTNADVLEGRLAGRRVVFAKPRTYMNVSGGPVAGLVRYFSVPAEDLIVIHDDLDLGFGVIRLKRGGGEGGHNGLRSISSSLGTKDYLRVRFGIGRPPGRQDPADFVLKRFSGAERKELEFVVDLAADAAEALLSDGLEPAQNRFHALSG, from the coding sequence ATGACGCCGGGCCCCGCGCTCGTCGTCGGGCTCGGCAACCCGGGTCCGGACTACGCCGACACCCGGCACAACGTCGGGTTCGGCGTCGTCGAGCTGCTCGCCGCGCGAGCGGGCGGCGGGCGGTTCTCGAAGCACCGCACCAACGCGGACGTTCTCGAGGGCAGGCTCGCCGGCCGCCGCGTGGTGTTCGCGAAGCCGCGGACCTACATGAACGTGTCGGGCGGCCCGGTGGCAGGCCTCGTCCGGTACTTCTCGGTGCCGGCCGAGGACCTGATCGTGATCCACGACGACCTGGACCTCGGCTTCGGCGTGATCCGGCTCAAGCGCGGCGGCGGGGAGGGCGGCCACAACGGTCTGCGCTCGATCAGCTCCTCCCTCGGCACGAAGGACTACCTGCGCGTCCGGTTCGGCATCGGCCGCCCGCCGGGCCGGCAGGACCCCGCCGACTTCGTGCTGAAGCGCTTCTCGGGTGCGGAGCGCAAGGAGCTGGAGTTCGTCGTCGACCTGGCCGCCGACGCCGCCGAGGCACTGCTCTCCGACGGCCTGGAACCCGCGCAGAACCGGTTCCACGCGCTGAGCGGCTGA